A genome region from Dolichospermum compactum NIES-806 includes the following:
- a CDS encoding LAGLIDADG family homing endonuclease, with amino-acid sequence MTGDTKIVDAATGAYLPIKEFAGGQTATYSEEKGIIKTAATAVIPQGVKPIYQVTTKKGAVIQATSNHPFLTETGWKPLEELTSGVKIATPKSIPIFGNGDLTIDEATLLGLMISEGQCHTPGNSPIFTSEDEVLVNTLKSCVKTVLDQEVTYKGKDFGYRLVNQVGRGGVVTHNRANLWLQSYALNVGALEKFVPQQVFTAPKVVVAAFLRALFSGDGGVYLVGESTRAKPTLAVEYCSISERLIRDVHHLLLRFGIPSQIRVRKPGNGRNAYVLAFQSSEAVLKFFNEIGFLPDSIKQRRFEEKMYSILLATKSRPQVHDHILWDEIKSIECAGMEEVYDISVPGLENFVANDIIVHNSTYARCGIIANLTPAEAAWRGHLTLEFSNSSSADCRIYANEGVVQLLFLEGEPCAVSYETRRGKYQDQLEIVTIARV; translated from the coding sequence TTGACAGGAGATACAAAAATTGTTGATGCAGCTACAGGAGCATATTTACCAATTAAGGAATTTGCAGGTGGACAAACAGCAACTTATAGCGAAGAAAAAGGGATTATTAAAACTGCTGCTACGGCTGTTATACCACAAGGAGTAAAGCCGATCTATCAAGTAACAACTAAAAAAGGTGCGGTTATTCAAGCTACCTCAAATCATCCTTTTTTGACAGAGACAGGATGGAAACCTTTAGAAGAATTAACTTCAGGAGTTAAAATAGCTACTCCTAAATCTATACCAATATTTGGCAATGGAGATTTAACTATTGATGAAGCAACATTACTAGGTTTAATGATTTCTGAAGGTCAATGTCATACTCCTGGTAATAGTCCAATCTTTACATCTGAGGATGAAGTGCTAGTCAATACTTTAAAAAGCTGTGTTAAAACAGTTCTTGACCAAGAAGTGACTTACAAAGGTAAAGATTTTGGTTATCGTTTAGTTAATCAAGTTGGTAGAGGTGGTGTAGTAACTCATAATAGAGCTAATCTATGGTTACAATCTTATGCTTTGAATGTAGGAGCATTGGAAAAATTTGTTCCTCAACAAGTATTTACAGCACCAAAAGTAGTAGTAGCAGCTTTTCTCCGGGCTTTATTTTCTGGTGATGGTGGTGTTTATTTAGTGGGAGAATCTACAAGAGCAAAACCAACTTTAGCTGTTGAATATTGCTCTATTAGTGAACGTCTGATTCGTGACGTTCATCATTTACTATTAAGGTTTGGTATTCCCAGCCAAATTAGAGTTAGAAAGCCAGGAAATGGTCGTAATGCTTATGTTTTGGCTTTTCAATCATCCGAAGCAGTTTTGAAATTCTTTAATGAAATAGGCTTTTTACCTGATTCAATTAAACAAAGAAGATTTGAAGAAAAAATGTATTCTATTCTCTTAGCAACGAAGTCTAGACCACAAGTTCATGATCATATACTTTGGGACGAAATTAAATCTATAGAATGTGCAGGAATGGAAGAAGTTTATGATATTTCTGTCCCTGGCTTAGAAAATTTTGTTGCTAATGACATAATTGTGCATAATTCTACTTATGCTCGTTGTGGTATTATTGCCAACCTTACACCTGCGGAAGCGGCGTGGAGAGGACATCTTACTTTGGAATTTTCTAATTCTTCCAGTGCTGACTGTCGTATTTATGCTAACGAGGGTGTGGTGCAATTGCTGTTTTTAGAGGGTGAACCCTGTGCTGTTAGTTATGAAACTCGCAGAGGTAAATATCAAGATCAGTTAGAGATTGTTACAATAGCTCGTGTATAG